In the Paenibacillus sp. FSL R7-0337 genome, GCCGTCCGCACCGATCTCCAGCGCAAGCAGGCTCTTGTCTTCATTATGGAACTGCCTGTGGGTATGCAGAGCATCTGCATTCCTGTTGCCGCCAGTCAGCTCCTCCCACTGCTTCCCGTCAGGAATATTGGTCATATCCCCGTTAGCGGTGCCGGTCTGCCAGGATTTCAAAGCTTCATTCCAGGCTATCTTGGCATTGGGCAGCGTGGCTCCCCGGAAGACCTCCAGGCCATCCTTCTGGGATACCAGCGTCCCGGATACGCTCATCCCCCGGTCAACCAGGACCGTCCCCTCGTTGTCCGTGCGAAGTGACGGCTTGCCATCCGCAGCCTTCAGCTGGCTGTGGCTATGCAGACTATCCGCATTCGCACCGTGATGCAGCTGCTCCCAGTCTGCGCCATAAGCCACCTTGGACATTCCGCTGGCGTCGTCACCTGCCTGCACTTCGGTTCCAATCATCCAGCTCTTATTCTTCTCATCCCATTGCAGCTTGGCGCTGGAATGATCCTTGCGCAGGATCTCGATGCCCATCCGGTCATCTTCAGCCACATTCTGATTCAGGGTGACTTTGCTGCCGCCAATGATAACCTGGGGAACATCCAGCATCGCCATCCCACCGCTGACTTCAATCCCTTGCTTCGCGGAGAAGGGCCCCTCCATGGTCGATGCGCCGGAGACCTCCAGATCGCCGGACTCATTCACCTTGAACACCGCTGCGCTGCCCGAGGTTACAGATAACGTGCCGTCTATATCCACTGATCCATAAGTGCTGATGGCCCCCGCCTTGATGTCACCCGTGAACTCTGTCAGCACAGCGTGAACATTAAGCCGGCTCCCTTCCTCGCCATCGAGGTCCTTCGAATTGCTGAGGAAAGGCGTCTCAGGCTTCTTCTCTTTGCCGATAATGATCTGATCCGCCTTAAGCACCGTCCCGCCTGCGGCCTTCGTCACCAGCTGAGACCCGTCAACATCCGTCTCATAGATCCCGCCGATTGTTAAGGACCCGTCCTGGGAATGCTTCAGATTCACCCGGGCCAGCAGGATATTCTGGTGTACATCTGCGGGCTTCCGGGAGCTTACTTCTATTTTGGCCTGCTCCAGCACATGGATGGGATTATTTCCTCCCTTGAGCAGATCTTTATCCGTCAGCTCTTCCTGATAGCTGATGTAAATATAGATCTGATCCGAAGTGCTGTACCCCGAGAGGTTAATCACCCGATTAGGGTGAGCGTCACTGACCATAATTTCCTGGCTGATCTCCTCATTGTGCTCCGGGTCGGTGACACGGTTGAGAGCAAAGCCCGCAGCAATCTCAATGGTTATCCCGTCCCGCATGGTGACCTTAAGCCCATCCACGACTCCCCAATCATGGAAATGACGGTTATGCAGCTGCCGCACACGCTTATGGTAATTCTGATCCAGCGTCAGATCCTCTTCCTTCAGCAGCAGCCCGTTGAAATAATTCATGCGTTTCATATCCTTTGGCACAATCCCACTCCTCCCGGCTCTTCATAGTTACAGCTTGCTTAGGCCTGAACGGACTCCTCTTCAGCGGCAGCCAGCTCCTCCAGCACCTGTATGGCCCCGCTGATGCGTGTCAGGGTATATCCCAGATTGGTACGCTTCTCGTCCAGCTCCTGGATCATCTGCCGCCCGGATTCCAGCTCTGCCTTCAGTTCATTCATACGTGCTTCCAATTGTTCTTTCATAAGTTCATCCTCCTAAGGTTTAGGCACCCTGCAGGGTGTCGATTTGTTTTTGCATTCTTGTAATTGCCTTCTGCTGATCCTTCATGACGCTGGTCAGAACGGCAATGATATCCATCCCGCTGATCGCCCGCTGATCCGGATCGGCCAGAACAGCAGGTACTTCTTCCGCAATGAAGCCGAGGGTCTTTTGCTTGGTGCCTCCTTTGTATTTAAAAGAGACCGGATTTAGCCCGTCCAGCAGCTGCTTCGCTTCCTTGACCGGAATATCCGCAATATTGTCCTTCAGCTCGCGCGAGGACCACCAGTACATGCTGCCGTTGGCATAGACCCCGCCGCTGGCATGAAGATAGATGCGGTCGCCGGCATCATTAGAGACTCCGATGTCCAGCACGCAGTTCTCCCCGCTGGTCGGATAGTACTTGATCCAGGCCGAGTCGCCGCTGCCTCCGCCGGGATCGGACGGGAAGATAATCCCGTTGTTGCCGCTGCCCGCGCTCGGGATCAGGGCATTTCTCACTTCCAGGCTACTGTGGACAGAAGCATAAGACCAGTCGTTGCCGTAATTGAGCACCAGATGGCTGCCATTATCAACTAGCGCCCGGCCGGGAGCCCCCCGGCGTCCGGGATAACCGATGCAGAAATCAGCGCAGCGTACAGTGGCGGCGAATTCCTCAGCCACATCCAGCTTTTTGAATTTGCCGGCGAAGTTAAATACGTCTGTCTTGATACTGCCTTTGATCTCAAGATCACCGCCAATATAGGCGCCCCCCTTCACCTGCAGGGAGCCATTGACATCGAGATTGTCCCAGATGGAGACTCTGCGGACTCCCGACATCCCGTTACCCGCGATCATCAATGAATTGTAGTTCGTGGTATCGTTACTGATCTCGGCATTCTTGGGTGATTGACCCGTGAAGCCTGTCCATCCAGAGGTGAAGCGAACCGGATTCTGCCCGCTCAGAATACGCATTTCCCCTGCCACGTCCAGCTTGTCCGCAGGCTCCAGTGTGCCGATGCCCACATTACCGGAAGCTATCAGAGAGATATGGTCACTCCTGTCATTGGAGGTACCGATCTCCAGTGTGCAATCCTCGCCTGTACGGGGATAGTACTTGATCCAAGCCTGATCATACCCGCCTCCGCCCGGATTGGCCGGGAATATAATGCCGCTGTGCTCCCCGTTCCCCGCGCTAGGAATAATCTCCTGGGAGGCCTGCATTGTCCCGTTCACATACAGAAATCCGTTCACATCCAGCCGGTCCCAGATAGCGACCTTTCTCTTCTGCCCGGCAGAGTTATTGCCGACTATCATCAGGGCTTTGTAGTCTGTAGTATCGTTACAGATCTCCGCACCGTTCGTCTGTTTGTCGGGAAAGCCCGTCCAAGCCGAGGTGAAGCGGAGCGGGTTCCGGCCGCTGAGCAGGCGTACGCTGCCCTCGACATCCAGCGAATCCTCCAGTACCTTCTGCGGGCCGATGCCGACATAGCCGTTCTTATTCCAGGATAATGCCTGCTTGTCTGTGCGGGAGCCATCAGCATTAACCGTCCGAGTACCGAGTGCCCCGCCGCTGCCGCCGAATAACACCGGACCCTCTACCTCTGCCGCAGCGAAGGGCTTCCCGGCGCCGAACCAGCCCAGGCCATGCGAATGGTCAACCGTGTCCGGGTTCGTCCCCTTCAGCAGCAGGATTCTGTCATCCTGAAGGGCAAGATCAGCATCACTGTACAGCTTGCCCGCTCCAGTGAAGCCTAAGCTCAGGCCTGATGGCGAAGACAGCTTACTGTGCCGGTGCAGCAGATCAGCGAATTCAGACTTGATCAGGCTGTCCCACTCGTTGCCGTAGGCAATGGTCTTTAGATCGTTGCCAAGCCCGGCCTTGAAGCATTTATCCTCCTCCACCCAGACAATCCGCGCATCATGCTTGCCCTCGTCGCCCCGGTATACCTCCAGACCGCCATCACGCGCACCGGGAAATACATAGTTCGGATCATCCGTGTTGGGGCTATTCACCTCGACGAAGCTGTTCATAATCCGCATCTCGCTCTGGGCCTTGTCCTTGCTCTTCAGAATCAGCTCGCCCTCAATCGTTAGCGCTCCGGCTACGCTCATAGCCCCGGTGAAGCGTGTCTCGGGAGCTCTGATCTCCAGCACTTTGCCAGCCTGCAGTGTAGACATGGACGGCATCGCTGCCAGAACGGCTTCACTCAGCCCCGCGCTGTCCATGCTGTCTTCACTCTGAACCGGGATTACCAGCTTCTCCGTGACCAGCTTCTTGCCGGCGGCACCGGCATAGGTTCTTAAGGGCGTCCGGGCCGCATCGCTGTCGTAATCGTATATACATGTACTGTCGATGGTAACTCCCGCCCCATCGGTACGGGGAACCACCCGGGCCAGAAGGATCGTGTCCGTCCCCTCAGGCTTGGTGGTCCCATACCTGATTTTCCCCCGCTCCCAGATATGGATCTGTTCCCCTTGTCCACGCTCGATGCTGTAGTCGGCCTTCACCTCTTCATAGCTGACCCAGATGTAGATATTCTCATTGGCGTTATACTCGGAGAGGTTGACCGGATTATCCGGATGCCCCTCATAGATCAGGATTTCCTGGCTGATGCTCTCATACTTCTCACCATTCTTGACCAGCACCAGATTCAGGGCCAGCCCCTCCGCAATGTTCACCTTCATGGATTCCCCCGGCTTCGCAGAGGGCAGTACCTTGAGCCCGCAGACAATCCCCCAGGTATGCAGATAGCGGTTATGCAGCCGCTGCAGGCGCAGGTGAAACTCCTGATCGAGCATGTAATCCTCAGCGTTCAGGAAGAGCCCGTCAAAGTAGCGCATTCTTCTTAATTCTTTTCCCATGATTCGCTTGCCTCCCGGTCTATAATCTCTATTGCTCTGTCATTCCCCCGACTAAGGTCTCCATCCCCACACGCCCATAGACCCCCAGACGCATAGACGGGACTTCAATATTCAAGCTGGAATTGGTGTAAAAGGGCCGCTCCTTCCGGATCACCTCCTGCAGATTCCGCACCTTCTGCTGCAGCAGGCTCCGGCTGTACGCCGGGAGAATGATATGGACGGAGAAGTAGCTCGGCTCGGCCGCCCCAACCATCGTATTGATGCCTATACGCCGGGCATTACCGAGACGGACAGGCTCCTCGTAGCTATAGATATGGATGGCCGCCTCTTCACCGGCGTGAACCTGCAAATATTCGGCCAGACCGCCCAGGGTTCCGCGTTTCTTATAGAGCTGGACGATGCTGCTGATCAGCTTGCGGTTAACGGTGCTGCGGGTGTCCGCAAGCGGAAGAATCTGCGTAGGGGCAAGCGTGCGCTCCTGGTTATCCTCCTCACCATCATACTCCACACCTTCCGCCAACTGGAGGCCTACCCAGCCTGCAAGCCAGGGCAGAAACTGCGAGGGAGCCGTCTGCGGATCGAAGTATTGTTGCAATCCGTCCAGCAAAGCTTCCATTCCCGCAGATTCCGCGCCTGCCGTCCCCGTATTGCCCGAGAGCATGGCTTCGAAGGCCTTCAGGAACCGTCCCAGAAAAAACTGTTCATCCGGCTCCCCCGATTTCTGCTGGAACACCCGGGGGAGATACTCGACATAACTGTATCCGTCTGT is a window encoding:
- a CDS encoding tail fiber domain-containing protein, which encodes MGKELRRMRYFDGLFLNAEDYMLDQEFHLRLQRLHNRYLHTWGIVCGLKVLPSAKPGESMKVNIAEGLALNLVLVKNGEKYESISQEILIYEGHPDNPVNLSEYNANENIYIWVSYEEVKADYSIERGQGEQIHIWERGKIRYGTTKPEGTDTILLARVVPRTDGAGVTIDSTCIYDYDSDAARTPLRTYAGAAGKKLVTEKLVIPVQSEDSMDSAGLSEAVLAAMPSMSTLQAGKVLEIRAPETRFTGAMSVAGALTIEGELILKSKDKAQSEMRIMNSFVEVNSPNTDDPNYVFPGARDGGLEVYRGDEGKHDARIVWVEEDKCFKAGLGNDLKTIAYGNEWDSLIKSEFADLLHRHSKLSSPSGLSLGFTGAGKLYSDADLALQDDRILLLKGTNPDTVDHSHGLGWFGAGKPFAAAEVEGPVLFGGSGGALGTRTVNADGSRTDKQALSWNKNGYVGIGPQKVLEDSLDVEGSVRLLSGRNPLRFTSAWTGFPDKQTNGAEICNDTTDYKALMIVGNNSAGQKRKVAIWDRLDVNGFLYVNGTMQASQEIIPSAGNGEHSGIIFPANPGGGGYDQAWIKYYPRTGEDCTLEIGTSNDRSDHISLIASGNVGIGTLEPADKLDVAGEMRILSGQNPVRFTSGWTGFTGQSPKNAEISNDTTNYNSLMIAGNGMSGVRRVSIWDNLDVNGSLQVKGGAYIGGDLEIKGSIKTDVFNFAGKFKKLDVAEEFAATVRCADFCIGYPGRRGAPGRALVDNGSHLVLNYGNDWSYASVHSSLEVRNALIPSAGSGNNGIIFPSDPGGGSGDSAWIKYYPTSGENCVLDIGVSNDAGDRIYLHASGGVYANGSMYWWSSRELKDNIADIPVKEAKQLLDGLNPVSFKYKGGTKQKTLGFIAEEVPAVLADPDQRAISGMDIIAVLTSVMKDQQKAITRMQKQIDTLQGA
- a CDS encoding phage tail protein, with the translated sequence MSKTDGYSYVEYLPRVFQQKSGEPDEQFFLGRFLKAFEAMLSGNTGTAGAESAGMEALLDGLQQYFDPQTAPSQFLPWLAGWVGLQLAEGVEYDGEEDNQERTLAPTQILPLADTRSTVNRKLISSIVQLYKKRGTLGGLAEYLQVHAGEEAAIHIYSYEEPVRLGNARRIGINTMVGAAEPSYFSVHIILPAYSRSLLQQKVRNLQEVIRKERPFYTNSSLNIEVPSMRLGVYGRVGMETLVGGMTEQ